In Gammaproteobacteria bacterium, the following proteins share a genomic window:
- the glgX gene encoding glycogen debranching protein GlgX — MNGELTTVWPGQPFPLGASWDGEGVNFALFSEHAEKVELCLFDQRGRREIARIAMQWQTDQVWHCYLPEARPGQLYGYRVHGPYDPLKGHRFNSNKLLLDPYARDIVGHVRWNDALFGYSIGDKAEDLHPDPRNSAHGVPKSRVIDTAFTWGDDQPLRIPWHETIIYELHVKGFTIRHPDVLQRYRGTYAGLATEPVIRHLKQLGITAVELMPVHSFISDRHLVENGLSNYWGYNSIGYFAPHAGYSASGDVDEFKTLVKRLHSNGIEVILDVVYNHTGEGNHLGPTLCFRGIDNVAYYRLVSDQPRYYMDYTGCGNSLNMMHPRVLQLIMDSLRYWVQEMHVDGFRFDLAPTLAREQHAVDRFGAFLDIVHQDPVLSRVKLIAEPWDLGEGGYQVGNFPIGWAEWNNRYRDSIRAYWKGEGSLIGELAYRLTGSSDLYAQSGRRPYASINFVTCHDGFTLADLVSYNNKHNIANLEENRDGENYNLNWNMGEEGPVTGNQNINNTRRQQKRNFLTTLLLSQGVPMLLAGDEMGRTQKGNNNAYCQDNEISWVNWELDSADRDFMEFVHSIIRLRKNHPVFRRRYYFQGRHIKGVNVKDILWLRPDGEEMTDKEWSMYQARCLGLLLHGDAIEEHDERGNRIYDNTYLFLLNANETPIAFRMPKHVGIVRWYVGIDTCNAHGKRLDRRTFNTGETYPLQGRSIALLQMMKGSRQ, encoded by the coding sequence ATGAATGGCGAGTTAACGACCGTCTGGCCAGGGCAGCCCTTTCCGCTCGGTGCCAGCTGGGATGGTGAAGGTGTAAATTTTGCGCTGTTTTCCGAACACGCTGAAAAGGTGGAGCTGTGCCTGTTTGATCAGCGCGGTCGCCGCGAGATCGCCCGCATCGCCATGCAGTGGCAAACCGACCAGGTCTGGCACTGTTATCTACCAGAAGCCAGGCCGGGGCAGCTCTATGGATACCGGGTCCATGGCCCCTATGATCCACTCAAGGGTCACCGCTTCAATTCAAACAAGCTGCTGCTCGACCCGTATGCCCGGGACATCGTTGGCCACGTTCGCTGGAATGATGCGCTGTTTGGCTACAGCATTGGCGATAAGGCAGAAGACCTGCATCCCGATCCTCGAAACAGTGCACATGGCGTTCCCAAGTCACGGGTAATTGATACTGCTTTCACGTGGGGCGACGACCAGCCTTTGCGGATACCCTGGCACGAGACCATCATCTATGAGCTGCATGTTAAGGGATTTACCATCCGGCATCCGGATGTTCTACAACGCTACCGGGGAACGTATGCCGGTCTGGCCACTGAGCCAGTGATTCGGCACCTCAAACAGCTGGGTATCACCGCCGTGGAGTTAATGCCTGTACACAGTTTTATCAGTGACCGTCACCTCGTAGAGAACGGCCTGAGTAACTACTGGGGCTACAATTCAATCGGATACTTTGCCCCACACGCGGGCTATTCCGCGAGCGGGGATGTCGATGAGTTCAAGACTCTCGTAAAGCGGCTACACTCCAATGGCATCGAGGTCATTCTGGATGTGGTCTACAACCATACAGGGGAAGGCAACCATTTGGGGCCCACGCTGTGCTTCCGCGGTATCGATAACGTTGCCTACTACCGTCTGGTCAGCGACCAGCCTCGTTATTATATGGACTACACCGGCTGTGGTAACAGCCTGAACATGATGCACCCGCGGGTGTTGCAGCTGATCATGGACAGCCTGCGTTACTGGGTGCAGGAGATGCATGTCGACGGCTTCCGATTTGATCTGGCCCCCACCCTTGCACGCGAGCAGCACGCCGTCGACAGGTTCGGCGCGTTTCTGGACATCGTTCACCAGGATCCTGTGCTTTCACGCGTGAAACTGATTGCCGAGCCCTGGGACCTGGGAGAAGGGGGTTATCAAGTCGGCAACTTTCCGATCGGATGGGCCGAGTGGAACAACCGCTATCGGGATAGTATACGCGCTTACTGGAAGGGAGAAGGCAGTCTTATCGGTGAGCTCGCCTACCGCCTTACCGGTTCCAGTGACCTGTATGCGCAGAGTGGCCGTCGCCCTTATGCGAGCATCAATTTTGTTACCTGTCATGATGGCTTCACGCTGGCCGATCTGGTTAGTTATAACAACAAGCACAATATCGCAAACCTGGAGGAAAATCGTGACGGTGAGAATTACAACCTGAACTGGAACATGGGAGAGGAAGGCCCCGTCACCGGTAACCAGAATATAAACAATACTCGCAGACAGCAGAAACGTAACTTTCTTACTACGCTGCTACTTTCCCAGGGTGTGCCCATGCTGCTGGCGGGTGATGAGATGGGGCGTACCCAGAAAGGCAACAATAATGCCTATTGTCAGGACAATGAGATCAGCTGGGTTAACTGGGAACTTGATAGCGCCGATCGCGATTTTATGGAGTTCGTGCACAGTATTATTCGTCTGAGAAAAAACCATCCTGTGTTCCGCCGGCGATATTACTTTCAGGGACGCCATATTAAGGGCGTAAACGTCAAGGACATACTGTGGTTGCGGCCAGATGGCGAGGAAATGACGGACAAGGAATGGAGTATGTACCAAGCGCGCTGCCTGGGTCTGCTTCTGCATGGCGATGCCATCGAGGAACACGATGAACGCGGAAACAGGATTTACGACAACACATACCTGTTTCTGCTTAATGCCAATGAGACACCTATTGCGTTTCGTATGCCGAAGCATGTGGGTATTGTGCGCTGGTATGTCGGAATTGACACTTGCAACGCGCACGGAAAACGCCTTGATCGCCGCACCTTCAATACCGGAGAAACCTATCCCCTGCAGGGTCGTTCCATAGCATTGCTGCAAATGATGAAGGGGTCTCGCCAGTAG